GATATCTCCAACACCTTTCTCTGAACATTGATTTTGGGCTTAAAATCAGTCCATCTCTGACATGGGATTTTCCGGCTCTAACCACTCTAACTATTAAACGTGTTACATTCACGTTACAACTTGTTAATGATGATGCAAGTAACTCTGTTGATCTGTTTTCCCGATTTCCGAATCTGAAAACTCTTGCGTTGGATGACTGTACGTTATCTGATATTGATACTTTCATAATCAAGTCAAGTGAGTTAGAGAGTCTATACTTGATCGGTATTTATCATTCGTGTGAGTTTGTGGTCTCCGCACCAAAGCTTTCATTGTTCACGTATAACGGCATTGCTCGGTTTTCGTTATCAGCCAAAGATCTCAATTCATTAAATACAGTAAATTTTCAAACGATCTATAATAGATCTATTGAGGAGCATTCTATGTTACTTGAGTTGATGATGAAGACGTTCCAACAACTCTATAAGGCAAAGTCTCTTACCATAAACTTAGAAGCCTTGAAGCTTCTTTCTATGTTCCCAGAATTGTGTGAAAGACGAAATTGCCCTTTCACAAGTCTGCAGAGTTTGACTGTGGTTTCAGGCCACTGGCTACCGCATTCCTTGACTGGGTTTTCCGGTGTTTTCGATTATTTCAGTCGCAGCTCTCCAGCTATTAAGATTCATATCGATTTGAATCCAACAATTTTGCGGTTCCGTTATTAGTGTTTTGATCCTGTCTGCAGCATGAAGAAATCATTGTCTGGTTGCTGGTAAGGTCAGTCTAAATTCTTTTATATTAAACTTACAACTGCTGCATGCACAGGTACATGTGAAGCTGATACAGAAAGTAACTTGTAAAATTTTGAAACACTATATTATGGTTACGTGTGTAGAATGTAAACTAATGTGTTTTTCACAATAAATTCGAACACAGTCACATTATATACATTTTATGAACATGTGCATGTAAAAGAAAACTATTTATATTATATGTTTACAAAATATAATTCAAATCAGattaatatgcacatgtgcatggaatACAAACTAATCTATTTGTATACTAAATCCAAACAAGAAAGATTATATTCATACTTTGTGCATGTAACaaaataaatatgtaaaaaaaGATGATACACGAGTATTCACATTGTAGAGGGATGGGAGATTGGGGACATAACTTCgtggagattgagatggtttgggcatgtcaGGAGATGGTTTAGGGGTTGCTAGTATTTCAGGCAAGATTTGGGAGGGGAGATTGAGACGGTTTGGGCATGTCAGGAGGAGGCAGACAACATACACGGTTAGAATTGTTGAAACACTCATTGTAGAGAGAAGGAGTAGAGGCAGGCTGAAAATGACTTGGGATGAGCGGATTAAGCAAGATTTGTTAGATTTGCACCTCTATGAGGATAGAACttcgtggagacgtaggattaagtTTAAGGACTTTTAGGAGTTTGGCCTGGTTTTGATTTGGTTCTTGTCTTATGAGCTTAATTTTTCAGTTTCTATGGGGTGCTAAATAGCTTTTTATAGGTTTTCACCTTTTATGTGTCGGAGTTTTACTAAcaaatacttatttatttatgTGTTTATCTTTATTATTTTGGTTTCTACCTTTCTTTAGTAGTTGTGTGCTTATGTATGTTTTTCAGAAGCTTATGTCTTGGTTATGGTTTTGGAgctgggggtctcactggaagcctCCTCTCTATCTCCTGGGATAGAAGTAAGGCTTGCCTACATCCTACCCTCCCCATACCATATCAATAGCTTCGCTATAGGTGGGAttatactgggtatggttgttgtacACGAGCATTCACATGGGCATGTTATGGCGATAGTCTTCTGAACCCTTGTttctctttgttttttttttttttttttttttttggacagAGGTGGAAAATCAAATCAAGGATATCTTCCAGATCAATCTAGAGAATATAAGCCAATCGAACCATTTCATATGTCCTTAACTCTGTCTTACCGCTTACATGGATAAATTTTATTTGTCCAGCTTGCTTAATATTTCATATGTCCTTAACCATTTTGTGGACAAGAATACAGTGAGTTGTCTTCTTAGTTTTACATAACTTATTACAGCACTGTGATATGCTTTTTAGTTCTTATGTCATTTGGATTCCTGTAAAACTTATATTTGCTGTTATTGTCTAGACATATTGTTTAGTTTTAAGAAATGCTATGTTTGTTGCTTGTAGAAGATCTTCTGTATATGTTTCTTCTGCACATGCTATATTCATTTTCTGCTACCATTTTAATCCAACTACACTACTATACAAAACATTATTAGGGAAGTGAAGAAATTCGGCGTTAATACGGTGACTGAACTTTCCACTGGTACAAAAATTACTTCTTTGAATTTTCTTCTAGCTTGGTAGTATCAAGGTGTGGCGAGGTTGAGGTTTCAAGACCTGTGTGTGAGTTAGCCGGTCAAAAGAAAATTTATAAAAACTAGTGTTCGATTTGTACATGGAATTTGAATCGTTTTTAGGTTTTTAGACACTGGTGTTATTGCTTAAAGTTAAAATACATGTTTATGTTCTATCAGATGTATTCATTTTGTTATTCTGTGGTCATTTATATATTTGTTAAAGTGTTGAACGATGCAACCTACACAAACATGTTTAGAAACTTAACTTTCTTAGTCAAAGGGGAAACTTCACGGGAGTGTGAAAATGTGCTTATTCTACAGGTGCATATCAATATGGTATGTTGTTTTTCATAATGACGAATCTTCTGTTTGAATTTGGTTTATTCATTATGACAAATCTCAACAATTTTGTACGGAGCCTAATTGGTTTATCATTCATGTCCACGTGTCTTTTTCTTAATATATTTGTTAAAGTGTTAACCAATGTCTTTTGGTTATATTATTTTCTTAATAATTGTCTTTTGGCGCCATCGTCTACTTCCTCTTTACATGCCCAAAAATCTCAATTTCCCCTCCAGGCCCGGCCCCAGGGGTGAGCTAGCAGCGCACCTTGCTGATGCACGTTTTTTTCCTGGGGAATTGGTGGCTGAGAGACACAATGAAGGCAAATTTCTTCTGATATCAGTAAGTAACTTCAGTCACTTTACTTTGACCCTCAAAACTATTGTCGATATAGACAAAGTACTTGAGAT
This is a stretch of genomic DNA from Helianthus annuus cultivar XRQ/B chromosome 16, HanXRQr2.0-SUNRISE, whole genome shotgun sequence. It encodes these proteins:
- the LOC110933930 gene encoding putative F-box/FBD/LRR-repeat protein At4g13965: MVRRNSSKARRMARELSEDDRITRLPDAVIHHIFSFIDTRSVVQSSLLSQSWKNTWKSHPHLNFEIGPSPDQVSGSKFPNFMQRFLSKRDDVTELSTIAFRSNSITLRLLKKIILYAMSHKTRKLKIEFSGDKLTRRGGFDSSLLRSRYLQHLSLNIDFGLKISPSLTWDFPALTTLTIKRVTFTLQLVNDDASNSVDLFSRFPNLKTLALDDCTLSDIDTFIIKSSELESLYLIGIYHSCEFVVSAPKLSLFTYNGIARFSLSAKDLNSLNTVNFQTIYNRSIEEHSMLLELMMKTFQQLYKAKSLTINLEALKLLSMFPELCERRNCPFTSLQSLTVVSGHWLPHSLTGFSGVFDYFSRSSPAIKIHIDLNPTILRFRY